The genomic stretch TCCATACCGGTGAACTCGAGTCACTCAAGCGCTTCAAGGACGACGTGAAAGACGTGAAGGCCGGGTTCGAATGCGGCCTGTCGTTGAAGGGCTACGATGATGTCAAGGTCGGCGATCAGGTCGAGGCATTTGAAACAGTCGAGATCGCGCGCAGCCTGGCGTAAGAAAATTCCGCATGTCACAGGAAGCACGCAACCGCAAAATAGCTGATGCCATCCAGCGCGAATTATCTGAATTGATTCGACTGGAAATGCGCGATCCGCGGGTCACGATGGTGACGTTGACCGACGTGGAAGTAACAAGAGATAACGCGCACGCAAAGGTATTTTTCACGTCGCTGGGGACCGATGCGCAGGTGGAATCATGCCAGCACGGCCTGCAGAGCGCAGCAGGATTCCTGCGCTCCCAGCTTGCGCATCGATTGACTATTCGTACCGTGCCGCAGCTCCACTTTGAAGTCGACACATCAATCGAGCGTGGCGTTCGTCTGTCCAAGCTCATCGATGACGCCGTGGCGGACGACGCCACGCATCCCACGGAAAATTGAAAACACCCAGGCGCGCGGTCAGCGGTGTGCTGTTACTCGACAAGCACGCGGGGCTTTCTTCAAATACCGCGGTCGGCTGGTCCAAACGATTGTTCAATGCGGAGAAGGCCGGCCACACCGGTACGCTTGATCCATTTGCGACCGGGCTGCTGCCCCTCTGTTTCGGCGAAGCGGCAAAGTTTGCCCGCTTCATGCTCGATGCCTCGAAGGGATACCGAGCGACACTAAAGCTCGGTGAAAAGTCCAGTACCGGTGACACGGAAGGCGAGATTGTCCAGCGCCGCGCGGTTTGCGTCGATACCGCCTCAGTCGCGGTCGCATTGGCCACTTTCAGCGGGGCGCAATCGCAGATCCCGCCGATGCATTCGGCGCTGAAACGCGACGGTGTACCGCTATACAAACTCGCCCGGCAAGGGCTGGAAGTCGAACGCGAGCCGCGTCAGATCCACGTCTACCGGCTGGAAATCGTTTCGTTGCAAGGCGACGAACTGGTAATCGACACCCTCGTCAGCAAGGGTACGTACATCCGCACGCTGGCCGAGGACATTGGCGAGGCGCTCGGTTGTGGCGCCTACCTGACTGCGCTGAGGCGGACGATCACTGGCGGATTCAATGTCGAACAGGCGATCAGCCTGGAAGCGCTGGATGGCATGACGCTTGAAGCGAAGGATGCGACACTGCTGCCTGCCGATTCGTTGGCCATGGCCCTGGCGGATTTGCGATTGAACAGGGCCGACGCAAAGGCGCTGCAGAACGGCCAGACGCCGCGCGTAGCAATGCCGGTGGCCGACGGCATCGATTACCGCATCTACACGGAATCGGGCGCGTTCGTGGGTGTGGCCACGGCATCATTGTCCGATGGCGCGAGCGGCACGCTGACGGCATTGCGGCTGATGGCACCAGACACATCGCCTGTGGTCGACCCTGCGCAAACTCACTGATTTTCTTGCTAATTTGTCGCCGAAAACGCTATAATCGCGGTCTTCGCTCAAACCCTCATTTTGAGGTTGGGCCGCAAGTATCTGCGACAAGATACGTGAACTGAACGGAGTCTGAAATGGCAGCATTCATGGCAACACCCGAAGAAGTAAAGCAGCAGTTTCAACGCGCACCGGGCGACACGGGTTCTCCCGAAGTGCAAGTTGCGCTGCTGACCGCGCGAATCAACGAACTCGCCGCACATTTCAAAATACATGTCAAAGACCACCATGGCCGCCGCGGTTTGCTGCGCATGGTGAGCAAGCGCCGCAGCTTGCTGGATTATCTGAAGCGCACCAAACTCGAAACGTATCGCACGCTGATCGACAAACTCGGTCTGCGTAAGTAATCAACTGAAATATCCCGAAGCCCCACTGAATCCAACTTCAGCGGGGCTTTTTCTTTTTCTTGCCTGTGCAGGCACGGCAGAGATAGAAAAAACGGCAGCAATGGCAGTGATGGCAGCAATGCAAAAGCCGCAATATTGAACGCGAAATAACTGAGACCATAGAGGGAATTCCCAAATGAAAGCAATCAAGAAATCATTCCAATACGGGCGTCACACAGTGACGCTTGAAACCGGCGAGATCGCTCGTCAGGCCGACGGCGCCGTGATGGTGTCGATGGACGATACCGTCGTACTTGTCACGTGCGTTGCGCGCACGGAAGTAAAGCAGGGACAGGATTTCTTCCCCTTGACGGTCGACTACCAGGAAAAAACTTTTGCCGCCGGAAAGATCCCCGGTGGTTTCTACAAGCGCGAAGGCCGTCCTTCCGAAAAAGAAATCCTGACGTCCCGCCTGATCGCTCGTCCGCTGCGTCCCTTGTTCCCGGATGGTTTCTACAACGAAGTGCAGATCATCGCGACCGTGTTGTCTTCTGATCCGGAAATCGATTCGGATATTCCGGCCATGATCGGCGCCTCCGCTGCCGTCATGTTGTCTGGCCTGCCATTTGAAGGCCCGATCGGCGCCGCGCGCGTCGGCTATGTCGACGGCCAGTACATTCTCAACCCGACCAAAACCGAACTCGACACCACATCGCAATTGAACCTGGTGGTGGCTGGCACCGATACCGCCGTGCTGATGGTGGAATCTGAAGCCAGCGAATTGCCGGAAGACGTGATGCTGGGCGCGGTCATGTTCGGACACGAATCGCTTCAAGCCGCGATCAACGCGATCCTGGAACTGACCGACGAAGCCGGCAAGGACCCGTGGGACTGGACCGCACCGGTGCCGCCGCAAGCGCTTATCGACAAGATCAGCGAAATGGCCGGCAACGACATCAACGAAGCCTTCCGCATCAAGGCCAAATCGACCCGCGCGCAGAAACTGGACGACATCAAGAATCGCGTCGTCGCCGCACTTTGCACCGCCGAAGAAGGCGCGCCGGACAAGAACACAGTGACCTCGCTCCTGTTCAACATCGAAGCCAAGACCGTGCGTGGCCAGATCCTGAATGGCGAGCCGCGCATTGACGGCCGCGATACCCGCACCGTACGCCCGATCTCGATTCGCCCGTCTATGCTGCCGCGTGCGCATGGATCGGTACTGTTCACTCGTGGTGAAACCCAGGCCATCGTTGCCGCCACACTGGGCACGCTGAAAGAATCGCAAGTCATCGACGCCCTGCAAGGCGAGTACCGCGATCGCTACATGTTCCACTACAACTTCCCCCCGTACTCCACCGGTGAAACCGGCCGGGTCGGGTCGCCGAAGCGTCGCGAGATCGGTCACGGTCGTCTGGCCAAACGCGCGCTGGTCGCCGTGCTGCCGACGGAAGCCGAATTCGGATATTCGATGCGCGTCGTATCGGAAATCACCGAATCGAATGGTTCCTCTTCGATGGCCTCGGTTTGCGGCGGCTGCCTGGCGCTGATGGATGCCGGCGTGCCGATCAAAGCGCACGTTGCCGGCGTTGCAATGGGCCTGATCAAGGAGGGCAACCGCTTCGCCGTGCTGACTGACATCCTCGGTGACGAAGATCACTTGGGCGACATGGACTTCAAAGTGGCCGGTACCGACAAAGGCATTACCGCCCTGCAAATGGACATCAAGATCACCGGCATCACCAAGGAGATCATGGATGTCGCACTGAAGCAGGCGAAAGATGGCCGCATGCACATTCTGGGCTTGATGAAACAGGCCGTGCCGGCACCGCGCGGCGCGCTCTCGCAATACGCACCACAGATCATCAAGATCAAGATCAACCCCGACAAGATTCGCGACGTGATCGGCAAGGGCGGCGCCGTCATCCAGGCGATCACCAAGGAAACCGGCACGCAGATCGATATCGACGACAACGGCAACATCAGCATCGCCTGCGTATCGTCCGAAGCGGGTGCGGCGGCGAAGAAGCGCATC from Betaproteobacteria bacterium encodes the following:
- the rpsO gene encoding 30S ribosomal protein S15, giving the protein MAAFMATPEEVKQQFQRAPGDTGSPEVQVALLTARINELAAHFKIHVKDHHGRRGLLRMVSKRRSLLDYLKRTKLETYRTLIDKLGLRK
- the pnp gene encoding polyribonucleotide nucleotidyltransferase; the encoded protein is MKAIKKSFQYGRHTVTLETGEIARQADGAVMVSMDDTVVLVTCVARTEVKQGQDFFPLTVDYQEKTFAAGKIPGGFYKREGRPSEKEILTSRLIARPLRPLFPDGFYNEVQIIATVLSSDPEIDSDIPAMIGASAAVMLSGLPFEGPIGAARVGYVDGQYILNPTKTELDTTSQLNLVVAGTDTAVLMVESEASELPEDVMLGAVMFGHESLQAAINAILELTDEAGKDPWDWTAPVPPQALIDKISEMAGNDINEAFRIKAKSTRAQKLDDIKNRVVAALCTAEEGAPDKNTVTSLLFNIEAKTVRGQILNGEPRIDGRDTRTVRPISIRPSMLPRAHGSVLFTRGETQAIVAATLGTLKESQVIDALQGEYRDRYMFHYNFPPYSTGETGRVGSPKRREIGHGRLAKRALVAVLPTEAEFGYSMRVVSEITESNGSSSMASVCGGCLALMDAGVPIKAHVAGVAMGLIKEGNRFAVLTDILGDEDHLGDMDFKVAGTDKGITALQMDIKITGITKEIMDVALKQAKDGRMHILGLMKQAVPAPRGALSQYAPQIIKIKINPDKIRDVIGKGGAVIQAITKETGTQIDIDDNGNISIACVSSEAGAAAKKRIEDIVMDVEIGKTYEGPVLRLLDFGAIVQLLPGKDGLLHISQIAHERVNAVADHLKEGQIVKVKVLEADDKGRVRLSMKALTEAPARTPRAEPVPAAEDTPQS
- the truB gene encoding tRNA pseudouridine(55) synthase TruB; the encoded protein is MKTPRRAVSGVLLLDKHAGLSSNTAVGWSKRLFNAEKAGHTGTLDPFATGLLPLCFGEAAKFARFMLDASKGYRATLKLGEKSSTGDTEGEIVQRRAVCVDTASVAVALATFSGAQSQIPPMHSALKRDGVPLYKLARQGLEVEREPRQIHVYRLEIVSLQGDELVIDTLVSKGTYIRTLAEDIGEALGCGAYLTALRRTITGGFNVEQAISLEALDGMTLEAKDATLLPADSLAMALADLRLNRADAKALQNGQTPRVAMPVADGIDYRIYTESGAFVGVATASLSDGASGTLTALRLMAPDTSPVVDPAQTH
- the rbfA gene encoding 30S ribosome-binding factor RbfA, whose product is MSQEARNRKIADAIQRELSELIRLEMRDPRVTMVTLTDVEVTRDNAHAKVFFTSLGTDAQVESCQHGLQSAAGFLRSQLAHRLTIRTVPQLHFEVDTSIERGVRLSKLIDDAVADDATHPTEN